A region from the Pseudomonas cucumis genome encodes:
- a CDS encoding polysaccharide biosynthesis protein: MDKVRRVLLGLPRRQKRLVQVTTDVVLVWVALWLAFIVRLGIDDMYNPLRVHFWLFACAPIIAIPLFIRFGMYRAVMRYFGNDALIAIVKAVSLSSLILALVVYWYSNHEAVVPRSIIFNYWWLSLVIIGGLRLCMRQYFMGDWFTASQHVPFASRDDSLTKVAIYGAGVAGNQLVAALRMGRVMRPVAFIDDDSNIADRSISGLQVYKPKHIQQMIDVTGAQEILLALPSSTRARRREILNLLEGYPLHVRSVPNFTDLASGRVKVEDIQEVDIADLLGRDAVPAQADLLERCIKGKTVMVTGAGGSIGSELCRQIFSLGPTTLLLFEHSEFNLYSILSELEQRACRESVTVKLLPILGSIRHPHKLLDVMKTWRVDTVYHAAAYKHVPMVEHNIAEGVLNNVIGTLNTAQAALQSGVANFVLISTDKAVRPTNIMGSTKRLAELTLQALSREVAPVLFGDKANVSRVNKTRFTMVRFGNVLGSSGSVIPLFHSQIKSGGPLTVTHPKITRYFMTIPEAAQLVIQAGSMGQGGDVFVLDMGEPVKIIELAEKMIHLSGLSIRSEKNLHGDISIEFTGLRPGEKLYEELLIGDNVAATSHPMIMSANEDHLPWDVLKGRLTELLLAVEEDDYSRVRQLLRETVSGYTPDGEIVDWIHQQRRLEP, translated from the coding sequence ATGGATAAAGTGCGGAGAGTTTTACTTGGTTTGCCTCGTAGGCAAAAAAGACTGGTACAGGTCACTACCGATGTGGTTTTGGTGTGGGTTGCTTTATGGCTGGCCTTCATCGTGCGCCTCGGCATAGACGATATGTACAATCCGCTCAGGGTCCATTTCTGGCTCTTCGCCTGTGCCCCGATAATCGCTATCCCGCTCTTCATACGCTTTGGCATGTATCGCGCGGTCATGCGCTACTTCGGCAATGATGCGCTAATCGCAATCGTCAAGGCCGTCAGTCTCTCATCCCTGATCCTTGCTCTCGTTGTCTATTGGTACAGCAACCACGAAGCTGTCGTCCCACGCTCCATCATCTTCAACTACTGGTGGCTAAGCCTTGTCATCATCGGCGGCCTGCGCCTGTGCATGCGCCAGTACTTCATGGGCGACTGGTTCACCGCTTCCCAGCACGTACCGTTCGCAAGCCGCGATGATAGCCTCACCAAAGTCGCCATCTACGGCGCTGGCGTGGCAGGCAATCAGTTGGTTGCCGCGTTGCGCATGGGCCGAGTGATGCGTCCAGTGGCATTCATCGACGACGATTCCAACATCGCCGATCGCTCTATCTCCGGCCTCCAGGTCTACAAACCAAAACACATCCAGCAGATGATCGACGTCACCGGCGCCCAGGAAATCCTCTTGGCGCTACCGTCATCCACCCGCGCACGACGCAGGGAAATTCTCAATCTGCTGGAAGGCTATCCGCTTCACGTACGAAGTGTTCCGAACTTCACCGATCTTGCCAGCGGTCGGGTCAAGGTTGAAGACATTCAGGAAGTGGATATCGCTGACTTGCTGGGCCGTGATGCCGTGCCAGCCCAGGCCGATTTGCTCGAACGCTGTATCAAAGGCAAGACCGTGATGGTCACTGGTGCTGGCGGATCGATCGGTTCGGAGCTGTGCCGTCAGATCTTCTCCCTTGGCCCGACCACGCTTCTGCTGTTTGAGCACAGTGAATTCAATCTCTACAGCATCCTGTCGGAATTGGAGCAACGCGCCTGCCGTGAGTCGGTAACGGTCAAGTTGCTGCCCATCCTCGGTTCCATCCGTCACCCGCACAAACTGCTTGATGTGATGAAGACCTGGCGCGTGGATACCGTCTATCACGCGGCCGCTTATAAACATGTGCCGATGGTCGAGCACAATATCGCTGAAGGCGTGCTCAACAATGTCATTGGCACATTGAACACCGCTCAGGCTGCGTTGCAGTCGGGTGTCGCCAACTTCGTGCTGATCTCCACCGATAAAGCCGTCCGTCCGACCAACATCATGGGCAGCACCAAGCGTCTGGCGGAGTTGACCCTTCAGGCTCTCAGTCGTGAAGTCGCCCCGGTATTGTTTGGTGACAAAGCCAACGTATCCCGGGTCAACAAAACCCGTTTCACCATGGTGCGTTTTGGCAATGTGCTTGGGTCGTCCGGTTCGGTGATTCCGTTGTTCCACAGCCAGATCAAATCGGGTGGTCCGCTGACCGTCACCCACCCGAAGATCACCCGTTATTTCATGACCATCCCGGAAGCCGCGCAACTGGTGATCCAGGCCGGTTCCATGGGGCAGGGCGGTGATGTGTTCGTGCTGGACATGGGGGAACCGGTGAAGATCATCGAACTGGCGGAGAAGATGATTCACCTGTCCGGTTTGAGCATCCGCTCGGAAAAGAACCTGCACGGTGACATTTCCATTGAGTTCACCGGCCTGCGTCCGGGCGAGAAGCTTTACGAAGAGTTGCTGATCGGGGATAACGTCGCTGCGACGTCCCATCCGATGATCATGTCCGCCAACGAAGATCATCTGCCTTGGGATGTGCTCAAGGGCCGTTTGACCGAACTGTTGTTGGCTGTCGAGGAGGACGATTACTCCCGCGTGCGTCAGCTCCTGCGCGAAACGGTCAGCGGTTACACCCCTGACGGAGAGATCGTCGACTGGATCCACCAGCAACGTCGTCTCGAGCCCTGA
- the cysC gene encoding adenylyl-sulfate kinase: MSENLIAHSQTVNIKRRSAIKNQRPIVIWLTGLSGAGKSSIANALELALCDAGRHTYLLDGDNVRLGLCQDLGFSDADRVENIRRISEVAKLFTDAGLIVITAFISPFIRDRALARDVIGEESFIEVFIDTPLSECERRDPKGLYKKAREGLIKNFTGIDSSYEPPLSPHIRINTLEDDLEAAAQRIIDFINKQQSK, translated from the coding sequence ATGTCCGAAAATCTTATAGCTCACTCGCAAACTGTGAATATCAAGCGCCGCAGCGCTATAAAAAATCAGCGCCCTATTGTGATTTGGCTAACGGGCCTGAGTGGGGCTGGCAAATCATCCATTGCAAATGCTTTGGAGTTGGCACTATGCGACGCAGGCCGCCATACCTATTTGCTTGATGGTGATAATGTTCGGCTTGGACTCTGCCAGGACCTAGGGTTTAGCGACGCAGATCGTGTTGAAAACATACGACGTATTTCAGAAGTAGCTAAACTATTCACTGATGCGGGGCTGATCGTCATCACGGCGTTTATATCTCCATTCATACGCGACCGCGCCTTGGCCCGCGACGTGATTGGCGAAGAGAGCTTTATTGAAGTTTTCATCGATACGCCGCTGAGCGAATGCGAGCGGAGAGACCCTAAAGGCCTTTATAAAAAAGCCCGAGAAGGACTAATAAAGAACTTCACAGGTATCGATTCTAGTTATGAGCCGCCGTTGAGTCCACACATCAGGATTAATACGTTAGAGGACGATCTTGAGGCAGCGGCTCAGCGCATTATCGACTTCATTAATAAGCAGCAGTCGAAATGA
- a CDS encoding FAD/NAD(P)-binding protein, whose translation MKTLVIIGAGFSGTVAAIEFLRSAPPGARLIIINRSGTVARGLAYGTSSSKHLLNVPAGNMSALADKPDSFLQYCQSLLPDTTSSSFVSRKLYGNYLASLLDNTELNAKANVAIERITAEVKSLTPHEHGAYIELCSGKKIFADQVILAFGHFPPRNPAVLQDVLDSSSYMANPWNGSVSLPENPHASILLIGGGLTALDVISSLRQVSSTGQIYMLSRRGLLPLAHRTTKSASQAPVSFHDELLNAAPTARSYLRSIRAQIKSSAASGINWRDIIAAVRPITSSLWIRLPEHERSRFLRHVQPYWDVHRHRVAPETYTHFDEALKHKKIVPIAGRIKSIELHNGKPLVSIQSRGKQDVKKIPVDRIINCTGPNSNPNLIEEPLIQQLISDDLISVDSLGLGLLVDNQLAVTSKDGTPSEWLSYVGPMLKANFWEATAVPELRLYASALARKISNKFKNL comes from the coding sequence ATGAAGACGTTAGTCATCATTGGTGCGGGGTTCAGTGGAACAGTCGCCGCCATAGAATTCTTACGTTCTGCCCCACCCGGCGCCAGACTCATAATCATCAACAGATCTGGAACCGTTGCACGCGGCCTGGCTTACGGCACCAGCAGTTCAAAACACCTGCTGAACGTACCCGCTGGCAATATGAGTGCATTGGCGGACAAACCTGACTCTTTCTTACAGTACTGCCAGTCTTTGTTGCCAGATACAACATCAAGTTCTTTCGTATCCAGAAAACTATACGGAAACTATCTGGCATCACTTCTGGACAATACCGAACTCAACGCAAAAGCGAATGTCGCTATCGAGCGGATAACGGCTGAGGTCAAAAGCCTGACCCCTCATGAGCATGGGGCATATATTGAGTTGTGCTCAGGCAAAAAAATATTTGCCGATCAAGTCATCTTAGCATTTGGTCATTTTCCACCGCGTAATCCTGCCGTACTTCAGGACGTACTGGACTCTTCCAGCTACATGGCAAACCCTTGGAACGGTTCGGTCTCTCTCCCCGAGAATCCACACGCGTCAATTTTGTTGATTGGGGGTGGCCTCACTGCTCTCGATGTGATTTCCAGCCTGAGGCAAGTATCCAGTACCGGTCAGATTTATATGCTGTCTCGTCGCGGCCTTCTGCCATTGGCGCACCGAACGACTAAAAGCGCATCGCAAGCGCCAGTTTCATTTCACGATGAACTACTGAATGCAGCCCCCACGGCCCGGAGCTATTTACGCTCAATCAGGGCACAGATTAAGTCCAGCGCAGCATCCGGCATCAACTGGCGAGACATTATCGCGGCCGTACGCCCTATTACATCCAGTCTGTGGATCAGGCTTCCCGAGCATGAGCGAAGCAGGTTTTTACGCCACGTACAACCTTACTGGGACGTCCATCGCCACCGAGTAGCGCCAGAGACTTACACGCATTTCGATGAAGCGCTGAAACATAAAAAAATCGTGCCGATAGCCGGTCGAATCAAGTCCATTGAACTCCACAATGGCAAACCGCTCGTCTCCATCCAGTCACGCGGTAAACAAGACGTCAAGAAAATACCTGTTGATCGCATCATAAACTGCACGGGCCCTAATTCGAACCCAAACTTGATAGAAGAGCCGCTGATCCAACAGCTTATCAGCGACGATCTGATTTCTGTCGATAGCCTGGGCTTGGGGCTATTGGTGGATAACCAGTTGGCGGTCACAAGCAAAGACGGGACCCCTTCCGAGTGGCTGAGTTATGTCGGCCCGATGCTGAAAGCCAACTTCTGGGAAGCAACAGCAGTACCGGAACTACGTCTCTACGCGTCAGCGCTTGCCAGAAAAATATCGAACAAGTTCAAAAACCTGTAA
- a CDS encoding SGNH/GDSL hydrolase family protein, which translates to MNSPTVPDAADILGGGLQHHLEESGTHQIMKAVLVLGDSHALVFSSEQMKTLFPEYSFEVTSVGGATVSGLKNPNAVTQAMPQYMSALETTTANTVIVMLGEVDTGFVIWYRAQKHGSSVEQMLQQALENYQKLLLDVASRFHVICVSTPLPTIRDNMDWGEVANLRKEVKASLSDRTLLTIKFNTLMEAFCVREGISHLNYDSCSMDESGTLKASLRNPDPNDHHYEPSAHALMIEPLLSPVLKQYTSLKRTSFDNPDMVDEQTPEKRSFLRRLWASLFCRQ; encoded by the coding sequence GTGAATAGCCCTACAGTCCCTGATGCGGCAGACATCTTGGGCGGCGGGCTGCAACATCACCTCGAAGAATCAGGAACCCATCAGATAATGAAAGCTGTACTTGTACTCGGCGACTCCCATGCCTTGGTTTTCAGCTCTGAACAAATGAAAACCTTGTTTCCTGAGTACTCATTTGAAGTGACGTCCGTTGGCGGCGCCACGGTCTCCGGATTAAAAAATCCAAACGCCGTAACCCAGGCAATGCCGCAATATATGTCGGCACTGGAAACAACCACGGCGAACACTGTGATCGTGATGCTTGGTGAGGTCGATACGGGCTTTGTGATTTGGTACAGGGCTCAAAAGCATGGCAGTTCCGTAGAACAGATGCTTCAACAGGCTCTCGAAAACTACCAAAAGCTCTTGCTGGATGTGGCGAGCAGATTTCACGTCATCTGCGTCAGCACTCCTCTTCCAACCATCCGAGACAACATGGACTGGGGAGAAGTAGCCAATTTGCGAAAAGAAGTGAAAGCGTCACTTTCGGACAGAACATTACTCACCATAAAGTTCAACACACTCATGGAAGCCTTTTGCGTCCGCGAAGGCATAAGCCACCTGAACTACGATAGCTGCTCTATGGATGAAAGCGGCACGCTGAAAGCATCACTTCGCAACCCAGACCCCAATGATCACCATTATGAACCATCTGCCCATGCACTGATGATTGAGCCCCTCCTGAGCCCTGTGCTCAAACAGTACACAAGCCTCAAGCGAACGAGCTTCGACAACCCTGATATGGTGGATGAGCAAACACCTGAAAAGCGCTCCTTCCTTCGTAGGCTATGGGCTTCACTTTTCTGCAGACAATAA
- a CDS encoding NAD-dependent epimerase/dehydratase family protein — translation MKNSENSSTGAVVRSLVLGGRGFIGTHLIDALLDQGHAVRCFDRPNVVALGDSHAKHPGFELYEGDFTSEADISEALRDCDICYHLVSTTLPKSSNADPVFDVESNLVATIRLLTLALKSGVKKVIFVSSGGTVYGDPIQVPIPETHPTDPVCSYGIAKLAIEKYLALFHRLHGLDYTVLRLANPFGEGQRTHASQGAVAVFLGKVLRDEPIEIWGDGSVVRDYIHVADVVQALLAALEPSRQEHVFNIGSGHGHSLNEVLDTIEKITGRVANRQYLSGRGFDVPVSVLNIDRAKSALGWAPTVSFEQGMEQFSMWLLEKPASRIA, via the coding sequence TTGAAAAATTCCGAGAACAGCTCGACTGGCGCAGTAGTACGGTCGCTGGTATTGGGCGGGCGAGGCTTCATCGGTACCCATCTGATCGACGCATTGCTCGATCAGGGGCATGCCGTACGTTGTTTCGATCGACCGAATGTTGTCGCGCTTGGAGACTCACACGCGAAGCATCCTGGTTTCGAGTTGTATGAAGGCGATTTCACTAGCGAAGCTGATATAAGCGAAGCGTTGCGAGATTGCGATATTTGCTACCATTTGGTATCGACTACATTACCGAAGTCTTCAAATGCGGACCCCGTTTTTGATGTGGAAAGCAATCTCGTCGCAACGATTCGTTTGCTGACACTAGCGCTCAAGTCGGGCGTTAAGAAGGTGATTTTCGTTTCATCGGGTGGCACCGTTTACGGTGATCCTATACAAGTACCGATCCCCGAAACGCATCCGACAGATCCTGTGTGCTCTTATGGGATTGCGAAACTGGCGATCGAAAAATACCTGGCGCTTTTTCATCGTCTGCATGGCCTGGACTACACCGTTTTGCGTTTGGCCAATCCCTTCGGTGAAGGTCAGCGCACGCACGCCAGCCAAGGTGCGGTAGCCGTGTTCCTGGGTAAAGTGTTGCGGGATGAACCGATCGAGATTTGGGGTGATGGCTCCGTCGTTCGTGACTACATTCATGTTGCCGATGTCGTGCAAGCCCTGCTCGCGGCTCTTGAGCCATCAAGGCAAGAGCACGTATTCAACATCGGTTCAGGTCATGGGCACAGCTTGAATGAAGTGCTCGATACGATCGAAAAGATCACCGGGCGAGTCGCCAACCGCCAATACTTGTCGGGCCGAGGCTTTGATGTGCCGGTCAGCGTATTAAATATAGACCGTGCAAAAAGCGCTCTGGGGTGGGCTCCGACCGTGAGCTTCGAACAGGGCATGGAGCAATTTTCGATGTGGTTGCTGGAAAAACCGGCTTCGAGAATTGCCTGA
- a CDS encoding glycoside hydrolase family 99-like domain-containing protein: MLNISDWPPSDEKKVFNYLQWNSYRSEQYKLFYVSTPKVACTSLKWWFASLEGCSKALSNITDSAESNPDQVVHELHKVAPHLTGLSSEELSEALNSDSYFRFAVVRNPYKRIFSAWQSKLLLQEPQQIGPYLQRDFFHQPLRNADDIALAFEGFLEHLASQEAPSYWDQHWTPQAVLLRPDLINYSKLVKIEESAQLSKALSERLGEYVPDPFAERRANESLIPYLPEFVTERSASLIRILYAEDFDVFGYDTQLPQSKETFSEQELELALRAIKLIRGRHQRLGERTLQISALTQTVAGLEAQIASLNVAMSERDAQITRLSHLVVERETEIAQLNHRVVDLEGRERQISHLNHLVGEREGEIGNLKNEIVRIVLEKEADVHSLKQELKRLLESRSWRVTSPLRGVGYIARQVKRSLSFRSLGKVIEVLKVRRDFYNKETVNLVRDSALFDADYYLANNADVRDQGIDPLKHYMLHGWRESRNPSALFSTSKYLFDNQDVAAARVNPLVHYLKSGQLEGRSIASHSRPTIQKSNKPVGLDRKSKKSVGDVLPVPQLRNAVPKAVIDAQVEVIAKSGMFDEAYYFAMYPELQEMGLDPIRHYCELGWYEGKNPSDDFDTFSYLTTYKDIQAAQINPFWHYVVAGASEHRIAVPGSVLRYEDDIRFGEINSDIKLLALYVSPQWDQLRNARLASKGNAPSLLPDEQLGFYDPLDSSVLDKQAQLAKAHGFYGFCFELQGDNVPVTASQPLNVFLDHKDIDIHFCIKISLHAKGCMEYLAAAVTDTRYVLIDRRPVVVVGFSGDAGDDADVLRDLRVELAKFGVNAYLIVQLTQVDERGRYKKLTDLCDALLDLPMTPVPGETGVFVPQKKNNIAVVPYSIISANGISRTKSAQLRPFPVYNGITLARDETALKVNSPLVYTRFSSREYRRWLDAAIASTKSMHSEDRRFVFVNAWNDWSQGLFLEPDRVAGYGRVNETSCALLGIESNTPMPKVSVIVPNYNHERFLRRRLDSIYGQTYKNIEVILMDDCSSDQSRAVLNEYAAKFPDVTVTLFNETNSGGVFRQWAKGIKAATGELMWVAESDDYCDEHFLEALVRCFDDEAVMLAYAKCEFVTSDEVVLEDEFHGYVSDLECADKWRDSYVETAHNEVRTALGIKNTIPNASGVVFKRPLDMPLLDDEAWLSMRVAGDWVFYLHIIRGGKVAYSVDGTNFFRRYVGSTAQATYKKEIFYRELGIASRTVQALYNVPLSVLQLCEESSKRLYDHNVGNSEKEFLSWYGFDTILEARANRLPNIMVSTIGFYPGGAEILPIRLANEFKRQGLSVFLLSAGLTTREDGVRRMLRSDVPLVETADVEEVKSIIHEFGVEALNTHQWHIQKYPLQLPDVFSELGAHVASLHGMIEHGAAFAVTEEQLQAADKGVTTWIYTAEKNIVPFANFSLYDKTSERFVKVPNGLQPPNVVPIPRAQLGIPEDAFVLCCVSRAIPDKGWEETIQAVELAREISGRDIRLLLVGNGPIYDEYCRTGAPDFVYLAGFSDNSVGHYAAADMGIMLTKFKSESFPLTIVDCLFAGKPYIASDVGDIRNMLTINDYVAGEVIGLEDWEVPVKEVARVIASFATDKKQYHDALALVKDVSSRYRIDAVAAQYIRLFQRDIKASRTVSSQ, from the coding sequence ATGCTAAATATTAGTGATTGGCCGCCGAGCGACGAAAAGAAAGTATTCAACTATCTCCAGTGGAATAGCTATCGTTCGGAGCAGTACAAGCTGTTCTACGTTAGTACACCAAAAGTTGCATGCACATCTCTCAAATGGTGGTTTGCTTCTTTAGAGGGTTGCTCGAAAGCGTTGAGCAATATCACTGATAGTGCAGAAAGCAATCCGGATCAGGTTGTTCATGAGCTGCATAAAGTGGCACCACACCTTACCGGTCTTTCTTCGGAAGAACTTTCTGAGGCGCTGAACTCCGACTCGTACTTCCGATTTGCTGTCGTTAGAAACCCTTACAAGCGAATTTTTTCGGCCTGGCAATCAAAATTGCTGCTGCAAGAGCCGCAGCAGATTGGGCCTTATCTTCAGCGGGATTTCTTCCATCAACCGTTGAGAAATGCCGATGACATCGCGTTAGCCTTTGAAGGTTTCCTGGAGCATCTCGCCAGTCAGGAAGCACCTTCCTATTGGGATCAGCACTGGACGCCACAAGCCGTCCTGCTTAGGCCGGATTTGATCAACTACTCCAAGCTGGTCAAGATCGAAGAGTCTGCGCAGCTTAGTAAAGCGCTGTCGGAACGCTTGGGTGAGTATGTTCCCGATCCTTTTGCCGAGCGTCGAGCGAACGAGAGTCTGATTCCCTATCTGCCAGAGTTCGTGACTGAGCGCAGCGCAAGTTTGATCCGGATTTTGTATGCCGAAGACTTTGATGTTTTTGGGTATGACACGCAGCTGCCGCAGTCAAAAGAGACCTTCTCCGAGCAGGAACTGGAGTTGGCACTGCGGGCAATCAAGCTGATTCGAGGGCGTCATCAGCGCCTAGGTGAGCGCACGCTTCAAATTTCCGCTCTGACGCAGACGGTCGCGGGGCTCGAGGCGCAAATCGCGAGTCTCAACGTTGCCATGAGCGAGCGTGATGCACAAATCACCCGTCTCAGTCATCTGGTCGTCGAGCGTGAGACTGAGATCGCTCAACTCAACCACCGCGTGGTCGATCTGGAGGGGCGTGAAAGGCAGATTTCCCATCTCAATCATCTCGTTGGCGAGCGTGAAGGCGAAATTGGTAACCTGAAAAACGAAATCGTGCGCATCGTGCTGGAAAAAGAAGCCGATGTTCATTCGTTGAAGCAGGAACTTAAGCGGCTTCTGGAGTCGCGCTCCTGGCGCGTCACTTCTCCTTTGCGCGGAGTTGGCTACATTGCCCGTCAGGTAAAGCGCTCGTTAAGCTTTCGTTCGCTAGGAAAGGTTATTGAGGTCTTGAAGGTTAGACGCGACTTCTATAACAAGGAAACTGTCAACCTGGTACGCGATAGTGCGCTCTTTGATGCAGATTACTATCTGGCCAATAATGCTGACGTACGCGATCAAGGTATTGATCCGCTCAAACACTACATGCTTCACGGGTGGAGAGAAAGCCGTAATCCGTCTGCTCTATTCAGTACCTCGAAGTATCTGTTTGATAACCAGGATGTTGCTGCGGCACGGGTGAATCCGTTAGTGCACTATCTCAAGAGTGGACAGTTGGAGGGGCGTTCGATTGCCTCGCACTCACGTCCAACTATTCAGAAATCTAATAAGCCTGTTGGCCTCGACCGGAAATCAAAAAAATCTGTTGGTGATGTCCTTCCTGTTCCTCAGCTACGCAACGCGGTTCCCAAGGCCGTCATTGATGCTCAGGTTGAGGTCATCGCTAAGTCGGGTATGTTCGATGAGGCGTATTATTTTGCCATGTACCCCGAATTGCAGGAAATGGGTCTGGATCCTATCCGTCACTACTGCGAGTTGGGTTGGTATGAAGGGAAAAATCCGTCTGATGATTTTGATACCTTTTCCTATCTTACAACTTACAAAGATATCCAGGCGGCGCAGATCAATCCGTTCTGGCACTACGTTGTCGCGGGCGCTTCGGAACATCGGATCGCGGTACCAGGATCGGTCCTACGCTATGAAGATGATATTCGATTTGGTGAGATCAATAGCGACATCAAACTGCTTGCGCTTTATGTGTCTCCTCAGTGGGATCAGTTGCGTAACGCAAGGCTAGCCTCTAAAGGCAACGCGCCGTCTCTGCTGCCAGATGAACAACTTGGATTTTATGATCCGCTTGATTCGAGTGTTCTGGATAAACAGGCGCAACTTGCCAAGGCTCATGGTTTTTACGGTTTCTGCTTTGAGCTGCAGGGTGATAATGTTCCTGTTACTGCATCCCAACCACTAAATGTATTTCTCGACCATAAAGATATTGATATTCACTTCTGCATAAAAATTTCACTGCATGCCAAAGGGTGCATGGAGTATCTTGCTGCTGCTGTTACAGATACACGCTACGTGCTCATAGATCGACGCCCTGTCGTTGTGGTTGGGTTCTCGGGAGATGCCGGCGATGATGCTGATGTACTTCGTGATCTACGCGTGGAGCTCGCCAAGTTTGGTGTGAATGCTTATCTGATCGTTCAGTTGACGCAAGTCGATGAGAGGGGAAGGTACAAAAAACTGACCGATTTGTGCGATGCGCTCCTTGACCTGCCTATGACGCCTGTCCCGGGCGAGACAGGTGTGTTTGTGCCTCAGAAAAAGAACAATATCGCTGTCGTCCCCTATTCGATCATTTCCGCAAACGGCATTTCGCGGACGAAAAGTGCACAGCTACGACCTTTTCCAGTTTATAACGGCATTACTCTAGCGCGGGACGAAACGGCGCTTAAAGTAAATTCGCCGCTGGTCTACACCCGTTTTAGCTCTCGAGAATATCGTCGCTGGCTGGATGCCGCGATTGCCAGCACTAAGTCCATGCATTCTGAAGATCGTCGCTTTGTGTTTGTGAATGCCTGGAACGATTGGAGCCAAGGGCTTTTCCTTGAGCCAGATAGAGTGGCTGGTTACGGCCGTGTTAACGAAACAAGCTGCGCACTCCTGGGAATAGAATCCAATACGCCGATGCCGAAGGTTTCAGTGATTGTGCCGAACTACAATCACGAGCGTTTCCTGCGTCGTAGATTGGATAGTATCTACGGACAAACATACAAGAATATTGAAGTCATTTTGATGGATGACTGCTCGTCGGATCAAAGTCGCGCTGTATTGAACGAATATGCAGCAAAGTTTCCCGACGTAACGGTTACGTTATTCAACGAGACTAACTCCGGCGGCGTCTTCCGTCAGTGGGCCAAAGGTATCAAGGCTGCAACCGGCGAGCTGATGTGGGTCGCCGAAAGTGATGACTACTGCGATGAGCACTTCCTGGAAGCTCTCGTGCGTTGTTTTGATGATGAAGCTGTAATGCTGGCTTATGCCAAGTGTGAGTTCGTCACCAGTGACGAAGTTGTTCTCGAAGATGAGTTTCATGGGTATGTGAGTGACTTGGAGTGCGCTGACAAATGGCGAGATTCCTACGTAGAAACTGCTCATAACGAAGTCCGCACTGCGCTGGGGATAAAAAACACGATCCCGAATGCCAGTGGTGTGGTCTTCAAACGCCCACTCGATATGCCGTTACTGGACGATGAGGCATGGCTGTCTATGAGGGTTGCGGGTGACTGGGTTTTCTACCTTCATATCATCCGCGGTGGCAAGGTCGCTTATTCTGTTGATGGCACGAACTTTTTCCGTCGCTATGTCGGTAGCACCGCGCAAGCCACCTACAAGAAAGAGATCTTTTACCGTGAGCTCGGGATTGCAAGTCGGACTGTTCAGGCGCTCTATAACGTACCTCTATCGGTCCTGCAGCTTTGTGAGGAGAGTAGTAAAAGACTTTACGATCATAATGTCGGAAACTCCGAAAAAGAGTTCCTGAGTTGGTATGGCTTTGACACCATCCTTGAGGCGCGCGCAAACCGTCTGCCGAATATTATGGTTTCAACGATTGGCTTCTATCCTGGGGGCGCGGAGATCCTGCCGATTCGTCTGGCTAACGAGTTCAAGCGTCAAGGCCTTTCCGTTTTTCTGCTTAGTGCCGGGCTGACAACGCGTGAAGACGGGGTTCGCCGCATGCTTCGCAGTGATGTTCCGCTTGTCGAAACAGCAGATGTAGAGGAAGTGAAGTCGATCATTCACGAGTTTGGCGTCGAAGCGCTGAATACCCACCAATGGCACATTCAGAAGTATCCGTTACAACTTCCAGATGTTTTTTCGGAGTTGGGGGCTCATGTGGCCTCCTTGCACGGCATGATTGAGCACGGCGCCGCTTTTGCAGTGACCGAAGAGCAACTTCAAGCCGCGGATAAGGGAGTAACTACCTGGATTTACACTGCTGAAAAGAACATCGTGCCTTTCGCGAATTTTTCACTCTACGACAAAACATCTGAACGGTTCGTCAAAGTGCCAAACGGTTTGCAGCCACCAAACGTGGTGCCAATTCCGCGTGCACAGTTGGGTATCCCGGAAGACGCGTTTGTGCTGTGCTGTGTCAGTCGTGCGATTCCTGACAAGGGTTGGGAGGAGACGATTCAAGCTGTTGAGCTGGCGCGTGAAATTTCAGGCCGAGATATTCGGCTTCTGCTGGTTGGCAACGGACCGATTTACGATGAGTATTGCCGGACAGGAGCTCCTGATTTCGTCTACCTAGCGGGCTTTAGTGATAACTCAGTCGGCCACTATGCCGCTGCGGATATGGGCATTATGCTGACCAAGTTTAAGTCCGAGAGCTTTCCTCTGACTATTGTCGACTGCCTCTTCGCCGGGAAACCGTATATCGCCTCCGACGTGGGGGATATCAGAAACATGTTGACGATTAACGACTACGTCGCAGGTGAAGTGATAGGTCTTGAGGATTGGGAGGTCCCAGTCAAGGAGGTAGCTCGAGTTATTGCTTCTTTCGCAACCGATAAGAAGCAGTACCATGATGCGCTAGCCTTGGTGAAGGATGTTTCCAGTCGGTACCGAATTGATGCCGTAGCGGCCCAGTACATTCGTCTATTCCAACGAGACATCAAAGCGAGTCGGACAGTGTCGAGCCAATAA